One segment of Methanolinea mesophila DNA contains the following:
- a CDS encoding magnesium transporter CorA family protein: protein MITIYKTTAEGLEQINEYESGCWIHVVSPRLEEVEQLVSWFNIPSDFLTDPLDVDERARVEREEGSTLILLRTPKREAPDADIPFTTLPVGIILTQNVMITVSLTEVDVIREVLGGRTKNFSTPNRTGCILTLFLRTALLFMRYLKEINRMSNEVEKNLHKALKNEQLIKLLNLEKSLVFFITSLRSNALMMEKFNTIEYNKMTEDERDIMEEVMIENKQAIEMTNIYTTILSGMMDAFASVISNNLNVVMKLLTTVTIILMIPTLVASVYGMNVELPYQHSPYAFLITMAISGVLAAIGILIFWRKEFF, encoded by the coding sequence ATGATCACCATTTACAAGACGACGGCCGAAGGGCTGGAGCAGATCAATGAATACGAGAGCGGCTGCTGGATCCACGTGGTCAGCCCCCGGCTGGAAGAGGTGGAACAGCTCGTTTCCTGGTTCAATATTCCCTCCGATTTCCTCACCGACCCGCTCGACGTGGACGAGCGTGCCAGGGTCGAGCGGGAGGAAGGGAGCACCCTGATCCTCCTCCGCACCCCGAAGCGGGAGGCACCCGATGCGGACATCCCTTTCACCACCCTCCCCGTGGGGATCATCCTCACCCAGAACGTGATGATCACCGTCTCCCTCACCGAGGTGGACGTGATTCGCGAGGTCCTCGGAGGCCGGACCAAGAACTTCTCCACCCCGAACCGTACAGGCTGTATCCTGACCCTTTTCCTCCGGACCGCCCTGCTGTTCATGCGCTACTTAAAAGAGATCAACCGCATGAGCAACGAGGTGGAGAAGAACCTCCACAAGGCCCTGAAGAACGAACAGCTGATCAAGCTGCTCAACCTGGAAAAGAGCCTGGTCTTCTTCATCACCTCCCTTCGCAGCAACGCCCTGATGATGGAGAAGTTCAACACCATCGAGTACAACAAGATGACCGAGGACGAGCGGGACATCATGGAGGAGGTGATGATCGAGAACAAGCAGGCCATCGAGATGACGAACATCTACACCACCATCCTCTCCGGGATGATGGATGCCTTCGCATCGGTCATCTCCAACAACCTCAACGTGGTCATGAAACTGCTCACCACGGTGACCATCATCCTCATGATCCCCACCCTGGTCGCAAGCGTCTACGGGATGAACGTGGAACTTCCCTACCAGCACAGCCCCTATGCGTTCCTGATTACCATGGCGATATCCGGGGTGCTGGCGGCAATAGGGATCCTGATCTTCTGGCGGAAAGAATTCTTCTGA
- a CDS encoding YIP1 family protein, with protein MEVLIRPDAFFSRIFAGEVSLKVPGLIAIVGAIVTAISAYVISGPTVKLISGAAGSSASGAMGLIGAFGAIGGFFAFLIGYWIIIAGIFHVISVIFKGKGSFHRTLTAGGYGLIPIIIGGIISALLALYYIPLVKVPVISSFSDPTAVTRAIAQLYADPAMREFTQISGIISIIFLIWSANIWIFGIKHARELSIRNAVITVGIPVVLLIVYIVVTTVFGVGIPGAA; from the coding sequence ATGGAAGTTCTGATTCGGCCGGATGCCTTCTTCTCCAGGATTTTTGCGGGGGAAGTCAGCCTGAAGGTTCCGGGGCTGATCGCGATCGTCGGTGCGATCGTCACCGCGATCTCGGCATACGTCATATCCGGCCCGACCGTGAAGCTGATATCCGGAGCGGCAGGGTCTTCGGCATCTGGTGCGATGGGGCTTATCGGCGCATTTGGGGCAATCGGCGGTTTTTTTGCATTTTTGATCGGGTACTGGATTATCATTGCGGGAATATTTCATGTGATATCGGTCATATTCAAGGGGAAAGGGTCATTTCATCGGACTTTGACCGCAGGAGGATACGGGTTGATCCCTATCATTATAGGCGGAATTATCAGCGCCCTCCTTGCCCTCTACTACATCCCCCTGGTGAAGGTGCCGGTGATAAGCTCCTTTTCGGATCCCACCGCGGTCACCCGGGCCATCGCCCAACTATATGCAGATCCCGCAATGAGGGAATTCACCCAGATATCAGGTATTATTTCCATTATTTTTCTCATATGGAGTGCAAATATCTGGATCTTCGGTATAAAACATGCCAGGGAACTGAGCATACGTAATGCGGTCATCACCGTGGGAATCCCGGTGGTTCTGCTCATCGTTTATATTGTCGTAACCACGGTATTCGGAGTGGGAATCCCGGGGGCAGCCTGA
- a CDS encoding COG1361 S-layer family protein, whose translation MRTLNLVLAVLLLLTGCAISGVSAQTSSDAAAQVTVTGVTLDPGVFIEEDVGTITVEITNNGAESVPIRRVTMYDADISILSSSYDTSMYLGAGNTMTFVFTVQAGVPQGIYYPTFSVDFRNAGYLRYPVELRVENDPLKISVLSKPDTFAAGKKDTVVIAVGNPRSDMVNGVVVDPSGNGLDITPSSYFVGNLGSDESVQVPLTITPSDNSVLTILVNYKNGVNNHQSSLQVPIRLGASKLQANPILSNIQVVYENGKYSVTGDVTNAGLQVANSVVVTSGDGATPVAPYQQYVVGSLQPDDFSSFEVTFTAPDNTSTIPLAVQFKDADGNQFEQTTMVEIPPASTGGGEAPGFPLPVIVLLVVLAVVIAGVVWYSWRKSHEPSP comes from the coding sequence ATGCGAACGTTAAACCTGGTCCTGGCAGTTCTCCTGCTGCTCACCGGGTGTGCGATATCCGGGGTTTCTGCCCAGACCTCCTCGGACGCTGCCGCGCAGGTCACCGTAACCGGTGTCACCCTCGACCCCGGGGTATTCATCGAGGAGGACGTGGGGACCATCACGGTGGAGATCACCAACAACGGGGCCGAGAGCGTCCCTATCCGGAGGGTCACCATGTACGATGCGGATATCAGTATCCTCTCGAGTTCCTACGACACCAGCATGTACCTGGGTGCGGGGAACACCATGACGTTTGTATTCACCGTCCAGGCAGGGGTCCCCCAGGGTATCTATTACCCCACATTCTCGGTTGATTTCCGTAACGCAGGCTATCTCCGCTACCCGGTCGAGCTCCGGGTGGAGAACGATCCCCTGAAGATCTCGGTCCTGTCCAAACCGGACACGTTCGCCGCGGGAAAGAAGGACACCGTGGTCATCGCGGTGGGAAACCCCCGTTCCGACATGGTGAACGGCGTCGTGGTTGACCCGTCCGGCAACGGGCTGGACATCACCCCGTCCAGTTATTTCGTCGGGAACCTGGGGTCCGACGAATCGGTTCAGGTTCCGCTCACCATCACCCCGTCGGATAATTCGGTCCTCACCATCCTCGTCAACTACAAGAACGGGGTGAACAACCACCAGTCATCCCTGCAGGTGCCCATCCGGCTCGGGGCGAGCAAACTTCAGGCGAACCCAATACTCTCCAACATCCAGGTCGTGTACGAGAACGGAAAATATTCCGTCACCGGGGATGTAACCAACGCGGGCCTCCAGGTGGCAAACTCAGTGGTGGTCACCAGCGGTGACGGTGCCACCCCGGTCGCACCCTATCAGCAGTACGTGGTGGGATCGCTCCAGCCCGACGACTTCTCCAGTTTCGAGGTGACCTTCACCGCCCCCGACAATACCTCCACCATCCCCCTGGCGGTCCAGTTCAAGGACGCGGACGGGAACCAGTTCGAACAGACCACCATGGTGGAGATCCCGCCGGCATCGACCGGAGGTGGCGAAGCGCCGGGATTCCCGCTCCCGGTGATTGTGCTCCTGGTGGTTCTTGCGGTCGTCATCGCCGGAGTGGTCTGGTACTCCTGGAGAAAGAGCCATGAGCCAAGCCCCTGA
- a CDS encoding ABC transporter ATP-binding protein codes for MSQAPEREIIIRFEDVTKIYPLPAGDVTALNHVSLDVRRGEFIAIMGPSGSGKSTLLNLMGSLDTPTGGELYIEGKRVRGMSDEELTSLRRDHIGFIFQQFNLIPLFTAIENVQYPYILKTGDRSSLDRCKEVLASMDLEESLFSHKPSELSGGQQQRVAIARALVNDPEILMADEPTGNLDTKTGKAIMELLRDLNKTRGKTIIMVTHDPNIARYADRTIRIVDGRIKTDEQESAPGPGTPGTTPPEGQAA; via the coding sequence ATGAGCCAAGCCCCTGAACGGGAGATCATCATCCGGTTCGAGGACGTGACCAAGATCTACCCCCTCCCCGCAGGGGATGTCACCGCCTTAAACCATGTCAGTCTCGATGTGCGCCGGGGCGAGTTCATCGCCATCATGGGACCCTCGGGCTCGGGAAAATCGACCCTGCTGAACCTCATGGGGAGCCTTGACACCCCGACCGGCGGGGAGCTGTATATCGAGGGAAAACGGGTCAGGGGAATGAGCGACGAGGAGCTGACCAGCCTTCGCCGCGACCATATCGGGTTCATCTTCCAGCAGTTCAACCTGATCCCCCTCTTCACCGCCATCGAGAATGTCCAGTACCCGTATATCCTCAAGACCGGGGACCGGAGTAGCCTCGATCGGTGCAAGGAGGTGCTCGCGTCGATGGACCTGGAAGAGTCCCTCTTCTCCCACAAGCCGAGCGAACTCTCCGGGGGCCAGCAGCAGCGGGTGGCCATCGCGAGAGCGCTGGTCAATGACCCCGAGATCCTTATGGCCGACGAACCGACGGGAAACCTTGACACCAAAACCGGAAAGGCCATCATGGAGCTCCTGCGTGACCTCAACAAGACCCGCGGGAAGACCATCATCATGGTCACCCATGACCCGAACATCGCCCGTTACGCAGACCGGACCATCCGCATCGTGGACGGCAGGATCAAGACGGACGAGCAGGAATCCGCACCCGGGCCGGGAACCCCCGGGACAACCCCTCCGGAAGGGCAGGCCGCGTGA
- a CDS encoding ABC transporter permease yields the protein MNSIVFFEFAKRNVKIHWLRSLLATLGIIIGVATITSMGILGNGLVLSISDSLSTVGDTIIVSPHSGGGIRVGGASTDYITDRQVEQITRAVTPNLAIPIYSGGSRMKVGSKDTAGVIYGIPSSDIPSLLELDQGAYIRGSSGAMVGAQFARENNLIVGSRITVGDKGTLRVVGILKERGMGFDINPDYGIVVDSKWFEQAYNRTSGYDMVIVKVGDINTIEEVKDSVDKALNRRETVVDVIDTKAILETILTAFSQISTFTLAIGGISLIVAGVSILNIMMMSVTERIKEIGIIRSIGTQRREVLMMFLYEALILGVIGAAIGGGLSLLGGWAISALLLNTTQYLLVPSSLVYILYGMGFGIATALLSGFYPAWKASNLNPIEALRHE from the coding sequence GTGAATTCGATCGTATTCTTTGAATTCGCAAAAAGGAACGTGAAAATACACTGGCTGCGCTCCCTGCTCGCCACACTCGGGATCATCATCGGGGTGGCCACCATCACCTCCATGGGTATCCTGGGTAACGGCCTGGTGCTCTCGATCAGTGACAGCCTCTCCACGGTGGGGGACACGATCATCGTATCCCCCCACTCGGGAGGAGGGATACGGGTCGGCGGCGCGTCGACCGACTATATCACCGACCGCCAGGTGGAGCAGATCACCCGGGCAGTGACACCGAATCTCGCCATCCCGATATATTCAGGCGGGTCCAGGATGAAGGTGGGATCCAAGGATACTGCCGGGGTGATCTACGGTATCCCGAGCAGCGATATCCCCTCCCTCCTGGAGCTCGACCAGGGAGCCTACATCCGGGGGTCGTCCGGGGCCATGGTCGGGGCGCAGTTCGCGAGGGAGAACAACCTCATCGTCGGTTCGCGTATAACCGTCGGGGACAAGGGAACGCTCCGGGTGGTCGGGATCCTGAAGGAACGGGGGATGGGCTTCGACATCAACCCGGACTACGGCATCGTGGTGGACAGCAAGTGGTTCGAACAAGCCTACAACCGGACCAGCGGCTACGACATGGTCATCGTCAAGGTAGGAGACATCAACACTATCGAGGAGGTCAAGGACTCCGTCGACAAGGCCCTGAACCGGCGGGAGACGGTCGTGGACGTGATCGATACCAAGGCGATCCTCGAGACCATCCTCACCGCGTTCTCCCAGATCAGCACCTTTACCCTGGCTATCGGGGGGATCTCGCTCATCGTGGCCGGGGTCTCCATCTTAAACATCATGATGATGTCGGTTACCGAGCGGATCAAGGAGATCGGGATCATCAGGAGCATCGGGACCCAGCGGAGGGAGGTCCTGATGATGTTCCTCTACGAGGCGCTGATCCTCGGGGTGATAGGAGCCGCGATCGGGGGAGGGCTCTCCCTCCTCGGGGGTTGGGCGATAAGCGCCCTCCTGCTCAATACCACCCAGTACCTCCTGGTGCCCTCGAGCCTGGTCTATATCCTCTACGGTATGGGGTTCGGTATCGCCACCGCACTCCTCTCCGGATTTTATCCCGCCTGGAAGGCCTCGAACTTAAACCCCATCGAAGCCCTGCGGCACGAGTAA
- a CDS encoding DUF3784 domain-containing protein, which produces MASFILLIITEFLFLVFAVLGYTIRIKKRVDVIAGYQKGTIRDPDGLSRWVGNNLFFLAGCSLAAMVGILVFPDQEVVIFMVLITLVPIVSVITALRSKRFEQPPEKKK; this is translated from the coding sequence ATGGCGTCTTTCATCCTCCTCATCATCACCGAGTTCCTCTTCCTCGTGTTTGCCGTGCTCGGCTACACCATCAGGATCAAAAAACGAGTCGACGTTATCGCCGGGTACCAGAAAGGGACCATAAGGGACCCGGACGGGCTCTCCCGGTGGGTGGGGAACAACCTCTTCTTCCTCGCCGGATGCTCCCTCGCCGCGATGGTGGGAATCCTGGTCTTCCCGGACCAGGAAGTGGTAATCTTCATGGTCCTCATCACACTGGTCCCGATCGTGAGCGTGATCACCGCACTCAGGTCGAAAAGGTTCGAACAACCGCCGGAGAAGAAGAAATAA
- a CDS encoding DUF2953 domain-containing protein: protein MDPYLPVLFALIGAICLFYYLLWRIPLVIGLLAERYGEYARAEFRVGWGLAGILMAWTGGELLFSVLVGKKQVYTAPFTGTAPGFIPGMPPERHEAKHPEEEWLKTGREAWRLGGLVRTLGVLLRFGTRARSLLRAMWHATSLERLDCDVTVGLSGAAETGRFFGAYSALRPFLFLVPDVSVEVTPVFTHPVLEGKADCRIRVSRPLTLVILAIGLALTPEFRELVAAFRQGGSE, encoded by the coding sequence ATGGATCCCTACCTCCCAGTCCTTTTTGCACTCATCGGCGCGATATGCCTCTTTTACTATCTCCTGTGGAGAATCCCCCTGGTGATCGGGCTCCTTGCCGAACGCTACGGCGAATATGCCCGGGCGGAATTCCGTGTCGGGTGGGGCCTCGCGGGAATACTGATGGCCTGGACCGGAGGCGAGCTCCTGTTCTCCGTCCTCGTGGGGAAAAAGCAGGTTTATACCGCCCCTTTCACCGGAACTGCCCCGGGGTTCATTCCCGGAATGCCCCCGGAGCGGCACGAAGCGAAACACCCGGAAGAGGAATGGTTAAAAACAGGACGGGAGGCATGGCGCCTGGGAGGGCTGGTCAGGACACTCGGGGTTCTCCTCCGGTTCGGTACCCGGGCTCGTTCGCTTTTACGCGCCATGTGGCATGCGACCTCGCTTGAACGCCTGGACTGCGACGTTACCGTCGGCCTCTCCGGTGCCGCCGAGACTGGCCGTTTCTTCGGGGCGTACTCCGCGCTCCGTCCCTTCCTCTTCTTGGTCCCGGACGTATCGGTCGAGGTTACCCCGGTCTTTACCCATCCAGTGCTCGAAGGGAAGGCTGACTGCAGGATCAGGGTTTCACGTCCCCTGACTCTCGTGATCCTCGCCATCGGCCTTGCCCTAACCCCGGAGTTCCGGGAACTCGTAGCCGCATTCCGACAGGGAGGATCAGAATGA
- a CDS encoding GerW family sporulation protein: MLKTTADELDRLLSPSHIMGDAIDLGDKVVIPVAEFGFGFGAGHCRGKEGAGEGAGAGGGGGISPVALVIVHKDVRGVEGIQVLSLRKDNPVAQVISALSESLAPRVIEALKAMDAKRTPDTKSEEGK, translated from the coding sequence ATGCTCAAAACAACGGCCGACGAACTTGACCGCCTCCTCTCTCCGTCCCATATTATGGGGGACGCCATCGACCTGGGAGACAAGGTGGTGATACCCGTCGCAGAGTTCGGGTTCGGGTTCGGTGCGGGGCACTGCCGCGGAAAGGAAGGTGCTGGAGAAGGAGCGGGAGCCGGCGGCGGCGGAGGGATCTCCCCGGTGGCCCTGGTGATCGTGCACAAGGACGTCCGCGGTGTGGAGGGGATCCAGGTCCTCTCGCTCCGGAAGGACAACCCGGTCGCGCAGGTCATCTCCGCCCTCTCCGAGTCGCTCGCCCCGCGGGTGATCGAGGCCCTGAAGGCCATGGACGCGAAGCGCACGCCTGACACGAAGAGCGAGGAAGGCAAGTAA
- a CDS encoding class I SAM-dependent methyltransferase, which translates to MPVRNNRKEAGSADYWGEDDPCAGADWNAVWRVRHLRHQSSEGFLDSLHVWDREENAERYDRIARSEYSRRVGETLAGLPLNPTSRVLDIGAGPGTLAIPLAPLVREITTVEPAAGMTRVLRRKLEEDGIGNVQVVPRTWEDVDPGRDLSGPYDLVIASLSLSMPDIREAVEKMVSVCSGSVHIFWFADPPFWERSYLATWPALHGVPFSPGPKADCLYMVLCQMGIYPDVEMRVLDKRYRFASRDEMYGHFRFRFGVENPDQEQVMRKYLDGVAEEEGGSLTISGDSRYAWIHWEPGAARSGALAK; encoded by the coding sequence ATGCCAGTCAGGAACAACCGAAAGGAGGCAGGCAGTGCGGATTACTGGGGAGAGGACGATCCCTGTGCGGGAGCGGACTGGAACGCCGTATGGAGGGTGCGGCACCTTCGCCACCAGTCATCGGAGGGCTTCCTGGACAGCCTTCACGTCTGGGACCGGGAGGAGAATGCAGAGCGCTATGACCGGATTGCGAGGAGTGAATATTCCCGGCGGGTCGGAGAGACTCTCGCCGGGCTCCCCCTCAATCCAACGTCCAGGGTGCTCGACATCGGTGCGGGACCGGGTACGCTGGCCATCCCCCTCGCCCCCCTGGTGCGGGAGATCACCACGGTAGAGCCTGCGGCGGGAATGACCCGCGTGCTCCGCCGGAAACTGGAAGAGGACGGGATAGGGAACGTACAGGTGGTGCCCCGCACCTGGGAGGACGTGGACCCCGGACGGGACCTTTCTGGCCCTTACGACCTGGTGATCGCCTCCCTCTCCCTCTCGATGCCCGATATCAGGGAGGCGGTGGAAAAGATGGTATCGGTCTGTTCGGGATCGGTACACATCTTCTGGTTTGCAGACCCGCCGTTCTGGGAAAGGAGTTATCTCGCTACCTGGCCGGCCCTCCACGGGGTGCCGTTCTCTCCCGGACCGAAGGCTGACTGCCTGTACATGGTACTTTGCCAGATGGGGATCTATCCCGACGTGGAGATGCGGGTACTCGACAAGCGGTACCGGTTTGCCTCGCGTGATGAGATGTACGGACATTTCCGCTTCCGGTTCGGGGTGGAAAACCCGGACCAGGAACAGGTCATGCGGAAATATCTCGACGGGGTTGCGGAAGAGGAGGGGGGATCCCTGACCATTTCCGGCGATTCGCGCTATGCCTGGATTCACTGGGAACCGGGTGCGGCAAGGTCGGGAGCGCTCGCGAAATAG
- a CDS encoding aldehyde dehydrogenase family protein, whose translation MHMRIGGEEIASAEDRWMPVINPATGVEIDRVPRGSATEVDLAVRAAGDAFDGWAKKTVRERGMVLFRAAHLVREDHEALARTLTAEQGKPIREATDEIRGFANILEFYAGISAGIRGDLLPLGPLGDCLVTREPLGVCGAIVPWNMPALIMGWKVGPALLAGNTMVFKPASQTPITALKITALMEHAGLPPGVLNLVTGPGEAVGEAIARHPGIAKVSFTGDTATGCRIRELAAGGLKALTLELGGSDPMIVWKDADLEKAAAGAVRGRFYNSGQTCTAVKRLFVHQSVAPEFMRLLMAKVNALRVGNGMVPGVDMGPLAGNFQRERIVSLMDELRARDEGKIVAGGYVPVEGDLSRGYYYAPTIVTDPHPGSALLCREVFGPVLPVMCIPDLDAAISEANRSPYGLGASVWTRDLGVAKEVFSRVRAGVIWVNRHLTVPPEVPFGGVKESGIGRENGVEAYHSYTRTKSLFLGW comes from the coding sequence ATGCATATGAGAATCGGGGGAGAGGAGATCGCGTCCGCGGAAGACCGCTGGATGCCGGTGATCAACCCGGCGACCGGGGTCGAGATCGACCGGGTACCCCGCGGGTCCGCCACAGAGGTCGACCTCGCCGTTCGTGCGGCAGGCGATGCTTTCGACGGGTGGGCAAAAAAGACGGTTCGTGAACGGGGGATGGTGCTGTTCCGGGCCGCCCACCTGGTCAGGGAGGATCACGAGGCGCTCGCCCGGACCCTTACCGCCGAGCAGGGAAAACCCATCCGGGAGGCGACCGACGAGATCAGGGGATTTGCAAACATCCTTGAATTTTATGCCGGTATATCCGCCGGGATTCGGGGAGATCTTCTCCCCCTGGGTCCTCTCGGCGATTGCCTCGTGACCCGGGAACCGCTGGGGGTCTGCGGGGCGATCGTTCCCTGGAACATGCCGGCGCTGATCATGGGGTGGAAAGTGGGTCCGGCCCTGCTTGCGGGGAATACGATGGTCTTCAAGCCTGCCTCCCAGACCCCGATCACCGCGTTGAAGATAACGGCCCTGATGGAGCATGCCGGCCTCCCTCCCGGTGTGCTGAACCTGGTCACCGGGCCCGGCGAGGCGGTGGGGGAGGCTATCGCCCGCCACCCTGGAATCGCGAAAGTCTCCTTCACCGGGGATACCGCGACCGGATGCCGGATACGGGAGCTTGCAGCCGGGGGGTTGAAGGCACTCACCCTTGAGCTCGGGGGTTCCGATCCGATGATCGTGTGGAAAGATGCGGACCTGGAAAAGGCGGCGGCAGGAGCGGTCAGGGGAAGGTTCTACAACTCGGGGCAGACCTGTACCGCGGTGAAGCGGCTCTTCGTGCACCAGTCGGTAGCCCCTGAATTCATGCGGCTGCTCATGGCGAAGGTAAATGCGCTCCGGGTGGGAAACGGGATGGTCCCTGGAGTGGATATGGGTCCCCTCGCGGGAAATTTCCAAAGAGAGCGGATCGTCTCCCTGATGGACGAGTTGCGTGCCAGGGACGAAGGGAAAATCGTGGCGGGGGGGTATGTTCCGGTCGAGGGAGACCTTTCCAGGGGTTATTATTATGCTCCTACTATCGTGACGGACCCCCACCCGGGATCGGCGCTCCTCTGCCGGGAGGTCTTTGGCCCGGTGCTCCCCGTGATGTGCATCCCCGATCTCGACGCAGCCATCTCGGAGGCGAACCGGTCTCCCTACGGCCTCGGAGCATCTGTCTGGACCAGGGACCTCGGGGTCGCGAAAGAAGTATTCTCCCGGGTCCGCGCCGGGGTGATATGGGTGAACCGCCACCTCACCGTCCCCCCCGAGGTCCCCTTCGGCGGGGTGAAGGAGAGCGGGATCGGAAGGGAGAACGGCGTGGAGGCATACCACTCCTATACCCGGACTAAAAGCCTGTTCCTTGGCTGGTAG
- a CDS encoding PEGA domain-containing protein: MRLKTFITIFALFILIGTCIGLVSANQVGGDVAYYSISSAPMGASVTIDGKYEGTTPVIATIPVSGTPGHTIEVSLEGYETWTEYVPGNPEPGTTTQFNAVLTPSPVTPTVTITIPTVTTPVGGDTGYFDIQSSPSGGEVTFDGQYKGETPVTVTVYTQATPRHTISISYPGYQTWTQTYNQNPQPGQTIYVQANLQPAQTSGSVYVTSNPSGARCTLDNGYTQTTPCTFSGVSSGSHSISIYLSGYQTYYAQVTVNSGQVTTLNAFLTPSTTTGNLQVSSSPSGADLYIDGSYYGSTPRTVGNLAYGQHSVTLRLAGYQPYSSTVTINPGQTTSIYPTLTPNQAAQTGDIAVSSVPAGAAIYVDGSYYGRTIPGDSFDINGIVPGSHTVMLQLSGYQDYTTTVTVYAGQVTTVAVTLSQNPQPPTSGTLYIDSNPSGAEVYVDNAYRGYSPLTLQGISPGSHVVMLTLGGYADWQSTVQVTAGQTTTVSATFTPTPTPTPSPTTKAGALPFAGLCALGLSAALLLRRKE; the protein is encoded by the coding sequence ATGCGTCTAAAGACATTTATCACGATATTTGCGCTTTTCATCCTGATCGGAACCTGTATCGGGCTTGTGAGCGCGAACCAGGTCGGCGGAGACGTCGCCTATTACTCGATCTCCTCGGCACCTATGGGTGCCAGCGTGACGATCGACGGTAAGTACGAAGGCACAACCCCCGTGATCGCGACCATTCCCGTGTCCGGCACTCCCGGTCATACCATCGAGGTATCGCTCGAGGGGTACGAGACCTGGACAGAGTATGTCCCCGGGAACCCCGAACCCGGCACGACCACCCAGTTCAACGCGGTGCTCACGCCGAGTCCGGTCACTCCCACGGTGACCATCACCATCCCCACCGTGACCACCCCGGTCGGCGGGGATACGGGCTATTTCGATATCCAGTCCTCCCCGAGCGGTGGCGAAGTGACCTTTGACGGCCAGTACAAGGGCGAGACCCCGGTAACGGTTACGGTATACACTCAGGCGACACCCCGGCACACGATCAGCATCTCCTACCCGGGATACCAGACCTGGACCCAGACCTACAACCAGAATCCCCAGCCGGGCCAGACCATTTACGTGCAGGCGAACCTGCAGCCCGCCCAGACCAGCGGTTCAGTGTACGTAACCTCGAACCCATCCGGCGCGCGCTGCACACTCGACAACGGATATACCCAGACCACTCCCTGCACCTTCAGCGGGGTCTCTTCGGGGAGCCACTCGATCTCAATCTACCTCTCAGGGTACCAGACCTATTACGCACAAGTGACCGTAAATTCGGGCCAGGTCACCACCCTTAACGCGTTCCTGACCCCGAGCACCACCACCGGAAACCTCCAGGTCAGCTCCTCTCCCTCGGGCGCGGACCTCTACATCGACGGGTCCTACTACGGGAGCACCCCGAGGACCGTGGGGAACCTTGCGTACGGCCAGCACTCGGTCACCCTGAGGCTCGCCGGGTACCAGCCCTACAGCAGCACCGTGACCATAAACCCCGGCCAGACCACCTCGATTTACCCCACCCTGACCCCGAACCAGGCTGCGCAGACCGGTGATATCGCCGTGAGCTCCGTCCCTGCCGGAGCGGCGATCTACGTGGACGGATCGTATTACGGGAGGACCATCCCCGGGGACTCCTTTGACATCAACGGTATCGTGCCCGGGAGCCACACGGTTATGCTCCAGCTCTCCGGGTACCAGGACTACACCACCACCGTGACCGTGTATGCCGGGCAGGTTACCACCGTCGCGGTCACGCTCTCCCAGAATCCCCAGCCCCCCACCTCGGGAACGCTCTATATCGATTCGAACCCGTCCGGGGCCGAAGTGTACGTGGATAACGCCTACCGGGGATACTCTCCCCTTACCCTGCAGGGCATCTCTCCCGGTTCCCACGTGGTGATGCTCACCCTCGGCGGTTACGCCGACTGGCAGTCCACCGTGCAGGTGACCGCGGGCCAGACCACCACGGTCAGCGCGACCTTCACGCCGACCCCGACCCCGACTCCGAGCCCCACCACGAAGGCGGGAGCCCTTCCCTTCGCGGGTCTTTGTGCGCTCGGACTCTCCGCAGCCCTCCTGCTTCGGAGAAAGGAATAA